Proteins found in one Alicyclobacillus cycloheptanicus genomic segment:
- a CDS encoding M3 family oligoendopeptidase: MSNTQGLNPTWDLDSIFPGGSQSAAFQTFLEDLQTRIGELDAAAAGLTAAASQSDWVKFWISAQDVEARLHQAAAYVECLTAQDMKDEGAKLLEGRVTQLGAAYDAVITRVDGILLDIPDAEWKALVASEKLRPVAFTLEEKRRLAADKMDTEKEVLVSDLGVDGYRAWGDLYYAIVSRMTLPFEEDGEVKQLSMGQASNKMLTPDRAVREKIFREWENVWGAHADLFAHTLNHLSGYRLSVYRHRGWTSVLKEPLSYNRMSQATLEAMWGVIERNLAPFVDYLNRKAKLLGIDKLSWHDVSAPLPGPDRIYTYEQAHAFIVEQFGKFSPRMAEFADMCFKNRWIEAEDRPGKRPGAFCTGFPVSKQSRVFATFSGTADNVNTLAHEIGHAFHSSVLRELPLYAQHYAMNVAETASTFAETIVMDASVKGAATDEERIALLDQKVEQSIAMFMNIRARFLFETRFYAKRQQGLLSVEEINTLMEEAQREAYGGALAEYHPHFWASKLHFYITDVPFYNFPYTFGYMFSTGIYARALEEGAGFADRYVALLQDTGRMSTEDLAQKHLGVDLTKPDFWQQAMDVAIADVLAFLQLTA; encoded by the coding sequence ATGTCGAACACCCAGGGACTCAATCCCACTTGGGATCTCGACTCAATTTTTCCGGGGGGCAGCCAATCTGCGGCGTTTCAAACGTTCCTCGAAGACTTACAGACCCGTATCGGCGAACTGGATGCGGCCGCCGCGGGACTGACTGCCGCCGCGTCACAATCCGACTGGGTGAAGTTCTGGATTTCCGCGCAGGACGTGGAGGCGCGCCTGCACCAGGCGGCCGCTTACGTCGAGTGTCTCACGGCGCAGGACATGAAAGATGAAGGCGCCAAGCTGTTGGAGGGCCGTGTCACGCAGCTGGGTGCTGCGTATGACGCGGTCATCACGCGCGTGGACGGCATCCTGCTGGACATCCCAGATGCCGAGTGGAAAGCCCTGGTTGCGTCGGAAAAACTGCGGCCGGTTGCCTTCACATTGGAAGAGAAGCGTCGTCTGGCGGCAGATAAGATGGACACCGAGAAGGAAGTCCTCGTGTCGGACCTGGGGGTAGATGGGTACCGGGCGTGGGGCGACCTGTACTATGCCATTGTCTCGCGGATGACACTTCCGTTTGAGGAAGACGGGGAGGTCAAACAGCTTTCCATGGGCCAGGCCAGCAACAAGATGTTGACGCCTGACCGCGCGGTTCGCGAGAAGATTTTCCGCGAGTGGGAGAACGTTTGGGGCGCGCACGCGGATTTGTTCGCACACACCTTGAACCACCTGTCCGGCTATCGCCTGTCTGTGTATCGGCATCGCGGCTGGACATCGGTCTTGAAGGAACCCCTCAGCTACAACCGTATGTCCCAGGCTACGCTGGAAGCGATGTGGGGCGTGATTGAGCGCAACCTCGCACCGTTCGTCGACTATTTGAACCGGAAGGCCAAGCTGCTTGGCATTGACAAACTGAGCTGGCACGACGTTTCCGCGCCGCTGCCCGGGCCTGACCGGATCTATACTTACGAACAAGCGCACGCCTTCATCGTGGAGCAGTTCGGCAAGTTCAGTCCCCGGATGGCCGAGTTTGCGGACATGTGCTTCAAGAACCGCTGGATTGAGGCCGAAGACCGACCTGGCAAGCGTCCAGGCGCGTTTTGCACGGGGTTCCCTGTCAGCAAACAGTCCCGAGTATTTGCCACTTTCTCTGGCACGGCTGACAACGTGAATACGCTGGCGCACGAGATTGGGCACGCTTTTCACAGCAGTGTGCTGCGCGAACTCCCGTTGTATGCGCAGCACTATGCCATGAACGTCGCAGAGACCGCATCCACGTTTGCGGAGACCATCGTGATGGATGCGAGCGTCAAGGGGGCTGCGACCGACGAAGAGCGGATCGCACTGCTCGACCAGAAGGTGGAACAGAGTATTGCAATGTTCATGAACATCCGCGCCCGCTTCCTGTTTGAGACGCGCTTCTACGCGAAGCGCCAGCAAGGTTTGCTGTCGGTGGAGGAAATCAACACGCTGATGGAAGAAGCGCAGCGGGAGGCCTACGGCGGCGCGCTGGCGGAGTACCACCCGCACTTCTGGGCTTCGAAGCTGCACTTCTACATCACCGACGTGCCGTTTTACAACTTCCCGTACACGTTTGGCTACATGTTCAGTACGGGGATTTATGCGCGCGCACTGGAGGAAGGCGCAGGCTTTGCGGACCGTTACGTTGCGCTGCTGCAGGACACGGGGCGCATGTCCACGGAGGACCTTGCCCAAAAGCACCTCGGTGTGGACTTGACGAAGCCGGACTTCTGGCAGCAGGCCATGGATGTGGCCATCGCGGACGTTTTGGCGTTCCTCCAGTTAACAGCGTAA
- a CDS encoding energy-coupling factor transporter ATPase has product MRKSSPPQRVDDQALQWNDRAQADAILTLEHVSFVYPHRPGHDVGGEGGRARGRDGNSPAPAERDVPRNAAEPAPNGDGYAVRDVSLTVHAGEYVAILGRNGSGKSTLAKLMNGLLRPTEGRVLVGAWETTDRARLREIRRRVGMVFQTPDNQMVSTVVEEDVAFGLENYSVPYDEMRARVTDALSRVGMEAHRKRPPHQLSGGQKQRVAIASVIAMQPDCIVFDEATSMLDVEGRSDVTQLMRTLHADGIAIVAITHHMEEALQADRVVVMDAGRIVLEGTPREVFSNVETLRALGLDVPIAADMAVRLNRAFAQASVPFPVDVFTPAEFCEAWRTWRAALPAGTPFEAPASAAENGAANRPASAAENGAANRPASAPVNGAAEASAKPAGDAAGSVQASAADPVIDVRELAHVYLANTPLAHPALHDVTLEVGRGEIVAIVGQTGSGKSTLVQHFNALLTPQRGTVVVDGVDLTNPKADVKRVRRTVGLVFQSPEDQVFETLIGDDIAYGPFQFGLPLAEVRERVRQAMAWVGLDFAWRDRPVQALSGGQKRKVAIAGVLALRPQVMVLDEPTAGLDPQAREELLENLRRLRDESGMTLVIVTHQMEEVARLADRVIVMANGTVVLTCDTKTLFADARRLQALHLGLPESVALLRALAEQGEPVDPVQLTRDAAFAALCGLLGAGADGAHAPDPSSGIEVTTDGDS; this is encoded by the coding sequence ATGCGCAAGAGTTCGCCGCCACAACGGGTGGACGACCAAGCCTTGCAGTGGAATGACCGAGCACAGGCAGATGCCATTCTGACCCTCGAACATGTCTCGTTCGTGTACCCTCATCGACCAGGCCATGACGTTGGCGGTGAAGGAGGACGAGCAAGAGGACGAGACGGGAACAGCCCGGCCCCCGCAGAGCGGGATGTTCCGCGGAATGCAGCGGAGCCCGCTCCCAACGGGGACGGTTATGCCGTGCGCGACGTGTCGCTGACGGTGCACGCGGGGGAGTACGTCGCGATTCTCGGGCGCAACGGCAGCGGCAAGTCCACGCTCGCGAAGCTGATGAACGGATTGCTGCGTCCGACGGAAGGAAGGGTGCTGGTTGGGGCGTGGGAGACGACCGATCGCGCCCGGCTGCGCGAAATTCGGCGCCGCGTCGGCATGGTGTTTCAAACCCCCGACAATCAGATGGTGTCGACGGTGGTGGAGGAAGACGTGGCGTTCGGCTTGGAGAATTACTCAGTCCCTTATGACGAGATGCGGGCTCGGGTGACAGACGCGCTCAGCCGCGTCGGCATGGAGGCCCATCGCAAGCGGCCGCCGCATCAGCTCTCGGGCGGACAAAAGCAGCGGGTGGCCATTGCCAGCGTGATTGCCATGCAGCCAGACTGCATCGTGTTCGACGAAGCGACGAGCATGCTGGATGTCGAGGGACGCAGCGACGTGACCCAGTTGATGCGGACGCTGCACGCGGACGGGATCGCGATTGTCGCGATTACCCACCATATGGAGGAAGCCCTGCAAGCCGACCGTGTGGTGGTGATGGATGCGGGCCGCATCGTTCTGGAAGGAACCCCGCGCGAGGTGTTTTCAAACGTCGAGACCCTGCGCGCATTGGGGCTCGATGTGCCCATCGCGGCCGACATGGCCGTACGCCTGAACCGCGCGTTTGCGCAGGCGTCTGTCCCCTTTCCAGTGGATGTGTTCACACCAGCGGAGTTTTGCGAGGCGTGGCGCACGTGGCGCGCCGCCCTCCCGGCCGGGACCCCGTTTGAGGCACCAGCCAGCGCGGCGGAGAATGGGGCGGCCAACAGGCCAGCCAGCGCGGCGGAGAATGGGGCGGCCAACAGGCCAGCCAGCGCACCGGTGAATGGAGCGGCGGAGGCATCGGCGAAGCCGGCGGGGGACGCGGCCGGCAGCGTGCAGGCGTCTGCGGCTGACCCTGTGATTGACGTTCGCGAGCTGGCACATGTGTACCTTGCCAACACGCCGTTGGCGCACCCGGCGCTGCATGACGTGACCCTCGAGGTCGGCCGCGGGGAAATCGTGGCCATTGTGGGCCAAACGGGATCGGGAAAATCCACACTGGTGCAGCACTTCAACGCGCTGTTGACGCCGCAGCGCGGTACCGTCGTGGTCGACGGGGTCGATTTGACCAACCCGAAAGCGGACGTCAAACGCGTTCGGCGCACAGTTGGGCTGGTGTTTCAAAGCCCGGAAGATCAAGTCTTCGAGACGCTGATTGGCGATGACATTGCGTACGGGCCGTTTCAGTTCGGCTTGCCGCTGGCGGAAGTCCGGGAGCGCGTGCGCCAGGCGATGGCGTGGGTGGGGCTCGATTTCGCCTGGCGCGACCGGCCCGTGCAGGCGCTCAGCGGCGGGCAGAAGCGCAAGGTGGCCATCGCGGGGGTCCTGGCGCTGCGACCGCAGGTGATGGTGCTGGATGAGCCGACGGCGGGGCTCGATCCGCAGGCCCGTGAGGAGCTGCTGGAGAATCTGCGGCGGCTGAGAGACGAGTCGGGGATGACGCTCGTGATCGTCACGCACCAAATGGAGGAAGTTGCCCGGCTGGCCGACCGCGTCATCGTCATGGCCAATGGCACCGTCGTGTTGACCTGCGATACGAAAACGCTGTTTGCCGATGCGCGCCGGCTCCAAGCCTTGCACCTCGGGCTGCCGGAGTCTGTCGCACTGCTGCGTGCCCTGGCCGAACAGGGGGAGCCTGTTGATCCCGTCCAGCTCACGCGAGATGCCGCCTTTGCCGCGCTTTGCGGGCTGCTGGGCGCTGGGGCGGACGGTGCGCACGCACCTGACCCTTCTTCCGGAATCGAGGTGACGACCGATGGCGATTCCTGA
- a CDS encoding energy-coupling factor transporter transmembrane component T family protein gives MAIPELSRRITIGQYLPTDSSIHRMDARFKLAAFVLVVVVGSMVSSLSSNLLLLVFSIVCMVLGRIPLRYGLSGIRPAVPVLVILFVFQLLFYRAGPHDVVLARFGPIMVTQGGLLLSVVSIIKFIEIVFFISVLTLSTTLSDLSHALESLLGPLRRIRFPVHESALILTIALRFVPTFAQEAEKLMKAQASRGGDFGTARWWQLWKRVKSVFPVLLPLFLSAMRRAEDLVLAMEARGYVPGAQRTSYVALKSSRRDVLYFLAAAAVCALALWIHYRQFTHSLI, from the coding sequence ATGGCGATTCCTGAACTTTCACGGCGCATCACGATTGGCCAATACCTGCCGACCGATTCTTCGATTCACCGCATGGACGCTCGTTTCAAACTGGCGGCGTTTGTTCTGGTCGTGGTGGTCGGCAGTATGGTGTCCAGCCTCAGCAGCAATCTGCTGCTGCTGGTGTTCAGTATTGTCTGCATGGTGCTGGGCAGGATTCCGCTGCGTTACGGGCTGTCCGGCATTCGCCCGGCGGTTCCGGTGCTGGTCATTCTGTTTGTGTTCCAGCTGCTGTTTTACCGCGCAGGCCCGCACGACGTGGTGCTGGCTCGGTTCGGCCCCATCATGGTGACCCAAGGCGGCTTGCTGCTTTCGGTGGTGTCCATCATCAAATTCATTGAGATTGTGTTCTTCATCAGCGTTCTCACCCTTTCCACCACCTTGTCTGACTTGTCGCACGCACTGGAGTCTTTGCTCGGGCCCCTTCGCAGGATTCGCTTTCCGGTGCATGAGTCCGCGCTGATTCTCACCATTGCGCTGCGTTTTGTCCCGACGTTCGCACAAGAGGCGGAGAAGCTGATGAAAGCGCAGGCTTCGCGCGGGGGCGATTTTGGCACCGCGCGCTGGTGGCAGTTGTGGAAACGGGTCAAGTCGGTGTTTCCGGTGCTGCTGCCATTGTTTTTGTCGGCGATGCGGCGCGCGGAAGACCTGGTGCTGGCGATGGAGGCCCGCGGCTACGTGCCCGGCGCACAGCGCACCTCGTATGTAGCGCTGAAAAGCAGCCGGCGGGACGTCCTGTACTTCCTGGCGGCAGCGGCGGTTTGTGCACTGGCGCTGTGGATTCACTATCGACAATTCACCCACAGTTTGATATAA
- a CDS encoding ECF transporter S component — protein sequence MAGQKFQQGVSATDMSLGGGKALSTRRIVVAGVLSAISILLGVTGLGYIPVPTAAGNATIMHLPAVVGGILEGPIVGGIIGLIFGLTSFFHSSVPWFKDPLVSVLPRIFIGIVSYYVYVGMRRIRVPMWVNLAITGFLGSVTNTVLVLVMVYLQFQESMKALVTVALVNGTPEAIVSAIISVVVVLAYRGTWKTAAKSRIS from the coding sequence ATGGCTGGCCAAAAATTTCAGCAGGGCGTGTCTGCCACAGACATGAGCCTGGGGGGCGGCAAAGCCCTCAGCACGCGGCGGATTGTGGTCGCCGGCGTGCTTTCCGCCATCTCCATTCTGCTCGGTGTCACTGGACTGGGGTACATTCCTGTGCCCACTGCAGCCGGGAACGCCACCATCATGCACCTGCCCGCTGTCGTTGGCGGGATTCTTGAAGGACCCATTGTCGGCGGCATCATCGGGTTGATTTTCGGGTTGACCTCGTTTTTCCACTCGTCCGTCCCGTGGTTCAAAGACCCGCTGGTATCGGTACTGCCGCGGATTTTTATCGGGATCGTGTCCTATTATGTATACGTGGGGATGCGGCGCATCCGCGTGCCGATGTGGGTGAACCTGGCCATCACCGGTTTTCTTGGCTCTGTGACGAACACCGTGCTGGTGCTCGTGATGGTGTACCTGCAGTTTCAGGAATCCATGAAGGCACTGGTGACGGTCGCGCTGGTGAACGGGACGCCGGAGGCGATTGTGTCCGCCATCATTTCGGTCGTCGTTGTGCTCGCCTACCGTGGTACTTGGAAAACCGCGGCAAAATCGAGGATTTCATAA
- a CDS encoding thioredoxin domain-containing protein, giving the protein MEEKETTLNCSICGEPLYDEAHEHWDALCPSCVDAWERDVRAEW; this is encoded by the coding sequence ATGGAAGAGAAAGAGACGACTTTGAATTGTTCAATCTGCGGCGAGCCGCTGTATGACGAGGCACACGAGCATTGGGATGCGCTGTGTCCATCCTGCGTCGACGCCTGGGAGCGCGATGTACGGGCAGAGTGGTAG
- a CDS encoding aminopeptidase has product MELAKRLENYAEVIVRVGLNIQPGQDLLIAAPIEAADFVRHIVDKAYDTGARNVVVNWEDEQLTRLRYLKAPDEAFLEFPDWRVQQMEDLMNRDGAYLVISARDPDLLAGVDPARIATSQRVGLARMKPFNDAVGNMQISWLISSIPTKAWAARVFPEVPPEEQVNKLWDAVLSTSRVDTDHPVAHWQAHIDQLRRRADDLNQQHFVKLHYRSAVTDLTIELPEDHVWIAAYSTSRRGARFVPNIPTEEVFTLPKRDGVNGVVRSTKPLNHGGTLIDHFTLTFEQGRIVDFSAEQGYEALRDIIETDEGSHYLGEVALVPHDSPISRLDRLFYNTLFDENASCHLAIGHVIPVCLRDGVTLSREELLARGANDSLTHVDFMMGSSDLNIDGIKADGQTVPVFRNGNWV; this is encoded by the coding sequence GTGGAATTGGCAAAACGACTGGAGAATTACGCTGAGGTGATTGTCCGCGTTGGTCTGAATATCCAACCTGGGCAGGACTTGTTGATTGCTGCCCCCATTGAAGCGGCGGATTTTGTACGTCACATCGTCGACAAGGCGTACGATACCGGCGCGAGGAATGTGGTGGTCAATTGGGAAGATGAGCAGCTCACCCGGCTTCGCTATCTGAAAGCGCCGGATGAAGCCTTTTTGGAGTTTCCAGATTGGCGCGTTCAGCAGATGGAGGACCTGATGAACCGCGACGGGGCGTACCTTGTCATCTCCGCACGCGACCCGGACTTGCTGGCGGGGGTCGACCCAGCGCGCATCGCGACATCCCAGCGCGTTGGACTCGCGAGGATGAAGCCCTTTAATGATGCGGTTGGAAACATGCAAATCAGCTGGTTGATTTCCTCCATCCCCACCAAGGCATGGGCCGCACGCGTGTTTCCGGAAGTTCCCCCGGAGGAGCAGGTGAACAAACTGTGGGACGCGGTTCTCTCGACTTCCCGCGTCGATACCGACCATCCGGTTGCGCACTGGCAGGCGCATATCGACCAACTGCGCCGTCGCGCCGATGACTTGAACCAGCAGCACTTCGTGAAGCTCCACTACCGTTCCGCCGTCACCGATTTGACCATCGAACTGCCAGAGGACCATGTGTGGATCGCGGCCTACTCCACGAGCCGCCGCGGCGCCCGGTTTGTTCCGAACATCCCGACCGAAGAGGTGTTCACGCTGCCGAAGCGGGACGGGGTCAATGGTGTCGTGCGCAGCACAAAACCGCTCAACCACGGCGGGACGCTGATCGACCACTTTACGCTGACGTTTGAGCAGGGGCGGATTGTCGACTTCTCCGCCGAACAGGGCTACGAGGCGCTGCGGGACATCATCGAAACTGACGAAGGCTCGCACTACCTCGGAGAGGTGGCGCTCGTCCCCCATGACTCGCCCATTTCCAGGCTCGACCGGTTGTTTTACAACACGCTGTTTGACGAAAATGCGTCCTGTCACCTCGCCATTGGGCATGTGATCCCGGTCTGTTTACGGGACGGCGTCACGCTCAGCCGCGAGGAACTGCTCGCCCGCGGCGCCAACGACAGCCTGACACACGTGGACTTTATGATGGGGTCATCCGACCTGAATATTGACGGCATCAAGGCCGATGGGCAAACGGTGCCGGTGTTTCGCAACGGCAATTGGGTGTAG
- the mnmA gene encoding tRNA 2-thiouridine(34) synthase MnmA produces the protein MLQNHNDNLPGQVSGIDPRRTRVVVGMSGGVDSSVTALLLKEQGFDVIGVFMKNWDDTDENGVCTATEDFEDVRKVCDTIGIPYYGVNFEQEYMDRVFKYFLDEYRRGRTPNPDVVCNREIKFKELLQAALDLGADFLATGHYAQVASVDGQFQLRRAVDANKDQTYFLYQVGQAALAKTMFPIGGMEKSEVRKIAEAAGLATAKKKDSTGICFIGERNFRQFLSQYLPAQPGPMMTLAGEVKGEHAGLMYYTIGQRHGLGIGGTPGASSNAPWFVVDKDVSRNILYVEQGENHPALFKRGLVATDLHWVAGHPPAESFTCTAKFRYRQPDQGVSVRIEADGSCVVDFDHPQRAITPGQSVVFYQGPVCLGGGVIDRAL, from the coding sequence ATGTTGCAAAACCACAACGACAACCTTCCAGGGCAGGTGTCAGGCATCGACCCCCGCCGCACACGCGTCGTGGTCGGCATGTCCGGCGGCGTCGACTCGTCTGTGACGGCACTGCTGTTGAAAGAACAGGGCTTCGACGTCATCGGGGTGTTCATGAAGAACTGGGATGACACCGATGAAAACGGCGTGTGTACGGCGACCGAGGATTTCGAGGACGTGCGGAAGGTCTGTGACACCATCGGGATCCCCTATTATGGCGTGAACTTCGAACAGGAGTACATGGACCGCGTGTTCAAGTACTTTCTCGATGAATATCGACGCGGACGAACGCCGAATCCGGATGTCGTCTGCAACCGCGAAATCAAATTCAAGGAACTGCTTCAGGCTGCGCTCGACCTGGGCGCCGATTTTCTGGCAACCGGCCACTACGCGCAGGTCGCGTCGGTCGACGGGCAGTTCCAGCTCCGCCGCGCGGTGGACGCCAACAAGGACCAGACCTACTTTTTATACCAGGTCGGGCAGGCGGCGTTGGCGAAGACCATGTTCCCCATCGGCGGCATGGAGAAATCCGAAGTTCGCAAAATTGCGGAGGCCGCTGGGCTAGCCACCGCCAAAAAGAAGGACAGCACCGGCATCTGCTTCATCGGCGAGCGCAACTTCCGGCAGTTTCTCAGTCAGTACCTGCCAGCCCAGCCAGGCCCGATGATGACGCTCGCTGGCGAAGTCAAAGGAGAACACGCGGGGCTGATGTATTACACGATTGGCCAGCGACACGGCCTCGGCATCGGCGGAACGCCCGGGGCGTCTTCCAACGCACCGTGGTTTGTCGTCGACAAGGATGTCTCCCGGAACATCCTGTATGTCGAACAGGGCGAGAACCACCCTGCTTTATTCAAGCGGGGCCTCGTGGCGACGGACCTGCACTGGGTCGCAGGTCACCCGCCTGCCGAGTCGTTCACCTGTACGGCCAAGTTCCGCTATCGCCAGCCGGACCAGGGCGTGTCGGTCCGCATTGAAGCGGACGGTTCCTGCGTTGTCGATTTCGACCACCCGCAGCGCGCCATCACACCGGGGCAGTCTGTGGTGTTCTACCAGGGACCCGTGTGTCTGGGCGGCGGCGTGATTGACCGGGCGCTCTGA